One region of Acomys russatus chromosome 8, mAcoRus1.1, whole genome shotgun sequence genomic DNA includes:
- the C8H3orf38 gene encoding uncharacterized protein C3orf38 homolog isoform X1 gives MSGLSHLETEGCRSLLELLDNDEIMALCDTVTNRLVHPVDRQDAIHAILVYSQNVEELLRRKKVHREVIFKYLAIQGVVVPPTTEKHNLIQYAKGYWEKQTQKLKEPAEPGTKTEEIQLFQQQAKEEKEAEKVDFRRLGEEFCHWFFELLNSQNPFLGPPQDEWGPQHFWHDVKLRFYYSTSEQNVTDYHGADIVSLRLLSLVKEEFLFLSPNLDSQGLKCASSPHGLVMVGVAGTVHRGNTCLGIFEQTFGLIRSPFVENTWKIKFINLRIVGGSSLTPGPSLKPAITFEQSDLEAFYNVITMCNSPEVRPNVRQTLDSGDQGLGSADEVLLNKKELNLPNPLKH, from the exons ATGTCGGGGCTCAGCCACTTAGAGACGGAGGGCTGCCGTAGCCTGCTCGAGCTGCTGGATAACGATGAGATCATGGCCCTGTGCGACACTGTCACCAACCGCCTGGTGCATCCTGTGGACCGCCAAG atgCTATCCATGCAATATTAGTGTATAGCCAAAATGTAGAAGAACTTCTGAGGCGCAAAAAAGTCCACCGAGAAGTCATATTTAAGTATTTGGCAATACAAGGGGTGGTTGTACCTCCAACTACTGAAAAACACAATCTTATTCAGTATGCAAAAGGTTACTGggaaaaacagacacagaaactgaAGGAGCCAGCGGAGCCAGGTACAAAGACAGAAGAGATCCAGCTCTTCCAACAG caggcaaaagaagaaaaagaagctgaaaagGTTGATTTTCGTCGCTTAGGAGAAGAATTCTGTCACTGGTTCTTTGAACTTCTTAATTCTCAGAACCCATTTCTGGGACCACCTCAAGATGAGTGGGGCCCACAGCACTTCTGGCATGATGTCAAGCTTAGGTTTTATTACAGCACCTCAGAGCAAAACGTGACAGACTACCATGGAGCAGACATTGTGAGCCTTCGCTTACTGTCATTAGTGAAAGaggaatttctttttctcagtccCAACCTCGATTCTCAAGGATTAAAATGTGCGTCCTCTCCTCATGGATTGGTTATGGTTGGAGTTGCAGGGACTGTCCACCGAGGAAATACTTGTTTGGGCATATTTGAACAAACTTTTGGACTTATCCGTAGCCCTTTTGTGGAAAATACTTGGAAAATCAAGTTTATCAACCTCAGAATTGTTGGCGGAAGTTCCCTTACTCCTGGCCCATCGTTGAAACCAGCGATTACGTTTGAACAGAGTGATCTGGAGGCCTTTTATAATGTAATCACTATGTGTAATAGCCCTGAGGTACGACCTAATGTAAGGCAGACATTGGATAGTGGAGACCAGGGTTTAGGTAGTGCAGATGAGGTATTGTTGAACAAAAAGGAACTGAATTTGCCTAACCCTCTAAAGCACTGA
- the C8H3orf38 gene encoding uncharacterized protein C3orf38 homolog isoform X2, translated as MSGLSHLETEGCRSLLELLDNDEIMALCDTVTNRLVHPVDRQDAIHAILVYSQNVEELLRRKKVHREVIFKYLAIQGVVVPPTTEKHNLIQYAKGYWEKQTQKLKEPAEPGTKTEEIQLFQQAKEEKEAEKVDFRRLGEEFCHWFFELLNSQNPFLGPPQDEWGPQHFWHDVKLRFYYSTSEQNVTDYHGADIVSLRLLSLVKEEFLFLSPNLDSQGLKCASSPHGLVMVGVAGTVHRGNTCLGIFEQTFGLIRSPFVENTWKIKFINLRIVGGSSLTPGPSLKPAITFEQSDLEAFYNVITMCNSPEVRPNVRQTLDSGDQGLGSADEVLLNKKELNLPNPLKH; from the exons ATGTCGGGGCTCAGCCACTTAGAGACGGAGGGCTGCCGTAGCCTGCTCGAGCTGCTGGATAACGATGAGATCATGGCCCTGTGCGACACTGTCACCAACCGCCTGGTGCATCCTGTGGACCGCCAAG atgCTATCCATGCAATATTAGTGTATAGCCAAAATGTAGAAGAACTTCTGAGGCGCAAAAAAGTCCACCGAGAAGTCATATTTAAGTATTTGGCAATACAAGGGGTGGTTGTACCTCCAACTACTGAAAAACACAATCTTATTCAGTATGCAAAAGGTTACTGggaaaaacagacacagaaactgaAGGAGCCAGCGGAGCCAGGTACAAAGACAGAAGAGATCCAGCTCTTCCAACAG gcaaaagaagaaaaagaagctgaaaagGTTGATTTTCGTCGCTTAGGAGAAGAATTCTGTCACTGGTTCTTTGAACTTCTTAATTCTCAGAACCCATTTCTGGGACCACCTCAAGATGAGTGGGGCCCACAGCACTTCTGGCATGATGTCAAGCTTAGGTTTTATTACAGCACCTCAGAGCAAAACGTGACAGACTACCATGGAGCAGACATTGTGAGCCTTCGCTTACTGTCATTAGTGAAAGaggaatttctttttctcagtccCAACCTCGATTCTCAAGGATTAAAATGTGCGTCCTCTCCTCATGGATTGGTTATGGTTGGAGTTGCAGGGACTGTCCACCGAGGAAATACTTGTTTGGGCATATTTGAACAAACTTTTGGACTTATCCGTAGCCCTTTTGTGGAAAATACTTGGAAAATCAAGTTTATCAACCTCAGAATTGTTGGCGGAAGTTCCCTTACTCCTGGCCCATCGTTGAAACCAGCGATTACGTTTGAACAGAGTGATCTGGAGGCCTTTTATAATGTAATCACTATGTGTAATAGCCCTGAGGTACGACCTAATGTAAGGCAGACATTGGATAGTGGAGACCAGGGTTTAGGTAGTGCAGATGAGGTATTGTTGAACAAAAAGGAACTGAATTTGCCTAACCCTCTAAAGCACTGA